From the Bacteroidia bacterium genome, one window contains:
- the mutL gene encoding DNA mismatch repair endonuclease MutL, which produces MQHSAPSSGIRRLPDHLANQIAAGEVVQRPESVVKELVENAIDAGAEHVTIIIAGAGKTLIQIIDDGSGMSEADALLAFERHATSKIASYEDLERIHTFGFRGEALPSIASVAQVELKTRTVHEDTATLIRIQGGTVEEQSRTDGATGTSITVRNLFYNTPARRQFLKSNTTEYRHIADSVQRFILSYPNVRITFISDGQTVFDAFPGTLRERAAAVFGDRLAESLIEVGEQTDLITISGFIGRPSFARKTRGEQYLFVNGRYVINRLLNHAVVSSYENMIASGEYPLYVLFLNVDPRQVDVNVHPSKLEVKFSNERNIYTILNAVIRQSLFHNDLTPSIEFRDREGDGGLSLGPEDFSRVRMTSPDQHGAPQPRYDSYASLSRGESGGWTGPREGAAQGSRMDATQIDDLFRSLNIRSSTQLPDQEAETVIFPSEQPVSDTRFLWQLHNKYIFAPIKSGLMIIDQHVAHERILYERALSALEHAAPFSQQLLFEHSVRVSPADHALLHSISEELGQLGFILRMGRQDTVTVEAVPQDVRPGMEESILEEILEQYKEYQSTGTTDVRHNVAASYGCRTAIKAGDKMTAPEMQTLIDQLFATSNPYVCPHGRPIIIKLSLDEIDRRFGRTS; this is translated from the coding sequence ATGCAACACTCCGCCCCGTCATCTGGAATCCGCCGCCTTCCCGATCATCTCGCGAATCAAATCGCGGCGGGGGAGGTTGTGCAGCGGCCGGAGTCTGTCGTCAAGGAACTGGTGGAGAACGCCATTGACGCCGGTGCGGAGCATGTAACCATTATCATCGCCGGTGCAGGCAAGACGTTGATACAGATCATTGACGACGGCAGCGGCATGAGCGAAGCCGATGCGCTGCTCGCCTTCGAGCGTCACGCGACAAGCAAAATCGCTTCCTACGAGGATCTCGAACGCATTCACACCTTCGGCTTCCGCGGCGAGGCGCTGCCTTCCATCGCCAGTGTCGCCCAGGTGGAGCTGAAGACCCGCACCGTCCATGAAGACACCGCGACGCTGATCCGCATTCAGGGTGGCACCGTGGAAGAACAAAGCAGAACGGACGGAGCGACAGGCACGTCCATCACCGTGCGCAATCTCTTTTACAACACACCCGCGCGGCGGCAGTTTCTGAAATCGAATACGACGGAATACCGGCACATCGCGGACAGTGTGCAGCGCTTTATCCTGTCCTATCCCAACGTCCGCATCACATTCATTTCGGATGGACAGACGGTGTTCGACGCCTTTCCCGGAACCCTGCGCGAGCGCGCGGCGGCGGTGTTCGGCGACAGGCTTGCCGAATCGCTGATCGAAGTCGGCGAACAAACCGATCTCATCACCATCAGCGGTTTCATCGGCCGGCCGAGTTTTGCGCGAAAGACCCGCGGCGAACAATACCTGTTTGTGAACGGGCGTTATGTGATCAACCGTCTGCTCAATCATGCCGTGGTCAGTTCCTACGAGAATATGATCGCGTCGGGCGAGTATCCGCTGTACGTACTGTTTCTCAATGTGGATCCCCGGCAGGTGGACGTCAATGTGCATCCCTCCAAGCTCGAGGTGAAGTTCAGCAACGAGCGGAACATATACACCATACTCAACGCCGTCATCCGACAGAGTCTCTTTCACAACGACCTCACACCTTCCATCGAGTTTCGCGACCGGGAAGGAGACGGCGGTTTATCGCTCGGCCCTGAGGATTTTTCGCGTGTGCGCATGACATCGCCGGATCAACATGGCGCACCGCAACCGCGCTACGACTCGTACGCCTCGCTCTCGCGCGGAGAGAGCGGCGGATGGACCGGCCCCCGCGAAGGCGCTGCGCAGGGAAGCCGTATGGATGCCACACAGATCGACGACCTGTTCCGTTCATTGAACATCAGATCATCCACGCAACTGCCGGATCAGGAAGCGGAGACCGTGATTTTTCCCAGCGAGCAGCCCGTGTCCGACACACGCTTTCTCTGGCAACTGCACAACAAGTACATTTTCGCACCCATCAAATCCGGTCTCATGATCATTGACCAGCACGTGGCGCATGAGCGTATCCTCTATGAGCGCGCGTTGTCCGCACTCGAACACGCGGCCCCATTCTCGCAGCAACTGCTGTTCGAACACAGCGTACGCGTGTCACCCGCCGACCACGCGTTGTTGCATTCCATCAGTGAAGAACTCGGGCAGCTTGGATTCATCCTTCGCATGGGTCGCCAGGATACCGTGACGGTGGAGGCCGTGCCCCAGGACGTACGTCCGGGCATGGAAGAATCCATTCTCGAGGAGATTCTCGAGCAGTACAAAGAATACCAAAGCACCGGCACGACCGACGTGCGCCACAATGTGGCCGCCTCGTACGGTTGCAGGACGGCCATCAAAGCAGGGGATAAAATGACCGCACCCGAAATGCAAACGCTTATCGATCAGCTCTTCGCGACATCGAATCCCTACGTCTGTCCCCATGGACGCCCGATCATCATCAAGCTCTCACTCGACGAAATCGACCGCCGCTTCGGCCGGACGAGTTGA
- a CDS encoding methylmalonyl-CoA mutase family protein codes for MHSTTYQPKNKIRLVTAASLFDGHDASINIMRRILQASGAEIIHLGHNRSVAEIVDAAVMEDVQGIAISSYQGGHMEFLKYMKDLLRERGAGHVKIFAGGGGVIVPEEIAELHTYGIDRVFSPEDGRELGLQGMINIVMEACDAPAGTHDSLALRDGTLYAGDRELTQLNGELRGNIPLLAGALSLLEEHDDVAVRIETDRKVPILGITGTGGAGKSSLTDELVRRFLRELPDVHVAILSVDPSRRRTGGALLGDRIRMNAISATGSSGHERVYMRSFATRAANTATSAALSRAIALCASAGFDLIIVETAGIGQSDSEIVDLVDVAMYVMTPEYGAQTQLEKIDMLDLADIVVLNKFEKRGAEDALRDIRKQVKRNRGLWDTPDEDLPVFPTIASQFNDAGTNWLFQNLLRSINRKTGSTWESALGMEQRLPDKAAIIPPERSRYLSEISDTVQQYKRWVAEQADFARQWQQLEGAHAALLAAGARREVQISGEEGLVEIGSREQRQDLLDILQAQISYFRTRVSPENRDLLEKWGAAREAYRRDTLTTRVRDREIVTELFHTTLSGTRIPKVSLPTYHDRGDILSWILLENVPGSFPYTGGVFPFKREGEDPTRMFAGEGSPERTNRRFHYLSQGLGVARLSTAFDSVTLYGEDPDERPDIYGKIGNSGVSICTLDDMKKLYCGFDLCAPTTSVSMTINGPAPMILAMFMNTAIDQQVEKWLVLNEQFVAAQHAIDAWYATLGMRRPVYTGAGEAGEILSALNDKHQFGKGGAVHRYFGLGTLGVSGDFFVREGILPADVYQAITADTMSTVRGTVQADILKEDQAQNTCIFSTEFALRMMGDIQENFVRNKVRNYYSVSISGYHIAEAGANPITQLAFTLANGFTYVEYYLSRGMHIDDFAPNLSYFFSNGIDAEYSVIGRVARRIWSVAMKRLYGGNDRSQKLKYHIQTSGRSLHAMEIDFNDIRTTLQALYAIYDNCNSLHTNAYDEAITTPTEESVRRALAIQLIINRELGLAKNENPLQGAFIIEELTDLVEEAVLAEFRRISDRGGVLGAMETMYQRGKIQEESMLYEHRKHSGELPIIGVNTFLRPEHLSGQQSQPTELIRSTTEEKEQQIGNLRAFRSRNAGQSADALLHVQTAAVQHANVFDALLACVRVASLGQISAALYEVGGRYRRNM; via the coding sequence ATGCACAGCACTACCTATCAACCCAAAAACAAAATCCGTCTCGTGACCGCCGCGTCGTTGTTCGACGGTCATGATGCCAGCATCAACATCATGCGGCGTATCCTGCAGGCCAGCGGAGCGGAGATTATCCATCTCGGGCACAATCGTTCCGTCGCCGAAATCGTGGATGCCGCCGTGATGGAGGACGTGCAGGGGATAGCCATCTCGTCGTATCAGGGCGGGCATATGGAATTTCTCAAGTACATGAAGGATCTCCTCCGCGAGCGCGGAGCCGGCCATGTGAAGATTTTTGCTGGTGGTGGTGGCGTCATCGTGCCTGAGGAAATCGCCGAGCTGCACACCTACGGTATCGATCGTGTATTCTCGCCCGAAGACGGACGTGAGCTCGGTTTGCAGGGCATGATCAACATCGTCATGGAAGCCTGCGACGCACCTGCCGGGACGCATGACTCTCTGGCACTGCGTGACGGAACGCTCTATGCGGGTGACCGTGAGCTGACGCAGCTCAACGGAGAACTGCGCGGCAATATTCCGCTGCTTGCAGGCGCTCTCTCCTTGCTCGAAGAGCATGACGATGTTGCCGTGCGTATCGAAACCGACCGGAAGGTCCCCATCCTGGGCATCACCGGCACGGGTGGAGCTGGAAAGTCGTCGCTTACGGACGAACTTGTACGGCGTTTCTTACGGGAACTTCCCGACGTGCATGTCGCCATTCTCTCCGTTGATCCATCCCGTCGGCGCACAGGCGGCGCGCTGCTGGGCGACCGCATCCGCATGAACGCGATCAGCGCCACAGGATCATCGGGCCATGAGCGCGTGTACATGCGTTCCTTCGCCACACGCGCCGCAAATACCGCCACCTCCGCTGCGCTCTCCCGTGCCATCGCTCTGTGCGCCTCTGCGGGTTTCGACCTCATCATCGTGGAAACCGCCGGCATCGGACAGTCCGACAGCGAAATCGTGGATCTCGTCGATGTCGCGATGTACGTCATGACGCCGGAGTACGGAGCACAGACGCAGCTCGAGAAAATCGACATGCTCGATCTGGCGGACATCGTCGTACTGAACAAATTCGAAAAACGCGGCGCGGAGGATGCGCTGCGTGACATACGCAAGCAGGTCAAGCGGAATCGCGGGCTGTGGGATACACCGGATGAGGACCTTCCCGTCTTTCCGACCATCGCCAGTCAGTTCAATGACGCGGGCACGAACTGGTTGTTTCAGAATCTGCTGCGGAGTATCAATCGCAAGACAGGCAGCACCTGGGAAAGCGCATTGGGAATGGAGCAGCGTCTGCCCGACAAGGCGGCCATCATACCGCCGGAGCGTTCGCGCTACCTGTCCGAAATATCCGACACCGTGCAGCAGTACAAGCGTTGGGTGGCGGAACAGGCGGATTTCGCGCGTCAATGGCAGCAGCTTGAAGGAGCGCATGCCGCCCTGCTCGCGGCGGGCGCACGCAGGGAGGTGCAGATATCGGGAGAGGAGGGACTGGTGGAAATCGGCAGCCGCGAACAGCGTCAGGACCTGCTCGACATACTCCAGGCACAGATCAGCTACTTCCGCACGCGCGTATCGCCGGAAAACCGCGACCTGCTCGAGAAATGGGGCGCCGCGCGCGAGGCCTACCGGCGCGACACACTCACCACGCGCGTACGTGACAGAGAAATCGTGACGGAATTGTTCCATACCACCTTATCCGGAACGCGCATCCCCAAGGTATCTCTGCCCACCTACCACGACAGGGGAGACATCCTCTCGTGGATACTGCTGGAAAACGTCCCCGGGAGTTTTCCGTATACGGGCGGTGTGTTCCCGTTCAAACGCGAGGGCGAGGATCCGACGCGCATGTTTGCCGGAGAGGGATCGCCGGAGCGCACGAACCGCCGTTTCCATTACCTGTCACAGGGACTCGGCGTTGCGCGCCTTTCCACCGCCTTCGATTCCGTGACACTTTACGGCGAGGATCCCGACGAACGACCGGATATTTACGGCAAAATCGGCAATTCGGGCGTCTCCATCTGCACGCTCGACGACATGAAAAAGCTGTATTGCGGCTTTGACCTCTGCGCGCCGACTACGTCGGTGTCCATGACTATCAATGGTCCCGCACCGATGATACTGGCCATGTTCATGAACACCGCCATCGATCAGCAGGTGGAGAAATGGCTGGTACTCAACGAGCAGTTCGTTGCGGCGCAGCACGCGATCGACGCGTGGTATGCAACGCTGGGCATGCGGCGCCCGGTGTACACCGGCGCGGGTGAAGCAGGCGAGATCCTCTCCGCGCTCAACGACAAACACCAGTTCGGGAAGGGTGGCGCGGTGCATCGCTACTTCGGACTCGGGACGCTGGGCGTGAGCGGTGACTTTTTCGTACGCGAGGGCATTCTCCCCGCCGATGTATATCAGGCTATCACCGCTGATACCATGAGTACGGTCCGAGGCACAGTGCAGGCCGATATCCTCAAAGAGGATCAGGCCCAGAACACGTGCATTTTCTCCACCGAATTCGCCCTGCGCATGATGGGCGATATTCAGGAAAACTTTGTCCGGAACAAGGTGCGGAATTACTATTCCGTCTCCATCTCCGGATATCACATCGCCGAAGCCGGCGCTAATCCCATAACGCAGCTTGCCTTTACACTCGCGAACGGCTTCACCTACGTGGAGTACTACCTGTCCCGCGGCATGCACATCGATGATTTCGCGCCGAATCTGTCCTATTTCTTTTCCAACGGCATCGACGCGGAGTACTCGGTGATCGGCCGCGTGGCCCGCCGCATCTGGTCCGTGGCCATGAAACGGTTGTATGGCGGGAACGACCGCTCACAGAAACTCAAGTATCACATACAGACCAGCGGCCGCAGTCTCCATGCCATGGAAATCGATTTCAACGACATCCGCACGACGCTGCAGGCCCTGTACGCCATTTACGACAACTGTAATTCACTGCACACCAACGCCTACGACGAGGCCATTACCACACCGACGGAAGAGAGTGTGCGTCGCGCCCTGGCGATTCAGCTCATCATCAACCGTGAACTGGGGTTGGCCAAGAACGAGAATCCCCTTCAGGGCGCCTTTATCATCGAGGAACTCACCGATCTCGTCGAAGAAGCCGTTCTGGCCGAATTTCGCCGCATCTCCGACCGCGGCGGTGTGCTCGGAGCGATGGAAACCATGTATCAGCGCGGCAAGATACAGGAAGAATCCATGCTCTACGAACACCGCAAGCACAGCGGCGAGCTGCCGATTATCGGTGTCAACACTTTCCTGCGGCCGGAGCATCTGAGCGGGCAGCAATCGCAGCCCACCGAGCTGATTCGCTCGACCACGGAAGAAAAGGAACAGCAAATCGGGAATTTGCGCGCCTTCCGCAGCCGCAACGCCGGGCAGAGCGCCGACGCCCTCCTGCACGTACAGACGGCCGCCGTGCAACATGCCAACGTATTCGACGCATTGCTCGCATGCGTTCGCGTGGCGTCGCTCGGACAGATCTCCGCCGCGCTCTACGAAGTGGGCGGCCGCTACCGGCGGAATATGTAA
- a CDS encoding DUF169 domain-containing protein — translation MTTPDHNRLTAALGLDFPLIGFYDVPDTTPFAPLVKPRGCLFEHARDWRLGYSVALSAKHIGCRGAGYWLCGVQTRTTEQLVTFLREEEGLKDSEDTTRTWLEEQTPYTLENNYIVVGPLRSDSYEHLRTITFLVSPDQLAMLITGAEYRNAGTSVLTRAPFGSGCMQLAPPLEGADAVAAWISLTDVAMRRYVADGILGFTVTRPVFEQLVSLGDDSFLDKRFWTELREARMQHQP, via the coding sequence ATGACAACTCCTGATCACAACCGACTGACAGCCGCTCTCGGCCTCGATTTTCCCCTGATCGGATTTTACGACGTTCCCGACACCACACCATTTGCTCCGTTGGTCAAACCTCGGGGGTGCCTTTTCGAACATGCCCGCGACTGGCGCCTCGGGTATTCCGTCGCGCTCTCTGCGAAACACATCGGCTGCAGAGGCGCAGGGTACTGGCTGTGCGGGGTGCAGACCCGTACGACCGAGCAACTGGTCACCTTCCTGCGGGAAGAGGAGGGCCTGAAGGATAGCGAAGACACAACGCGGACGTGGCTGGAAGAACAGACCCCGTACACATTGGAAAACAACTATATCGTTGTCGGACCATTGCGCTCGGACAGCTACGAACATCTGCGCACCATCACCTTTCTTGTTTCCCCCGATCAGCTTGCCATGCTCATCACGGGAGCGGAATACCGCAACGCCGGGACGTCCGTGCTGACGCGTGCGCCTTTCGGATCCGGCTGTATGCAACTGGCGCCGCCGCTCGAGGGCGCGGATGCCGTTGCGGCCTGGATCAGTCTGACGGATGTCGCCATGCGACGCTACGTCGCGGACGGGATTCTCGGCTTCACCGTCACCAGACCGGTGTTCGAACAACTCGTTTCCCTCGGGGACGACAGCTTCCTCGACAAACGCTTCTGGACCGAATTGCGTGAAGCGCGAATGCAACATCAACCCTGA
- a CDS encoding 3-hydroxyacyl-CoA dehydrogenase family protein, giving the protein MKILFTGSTRLLTDWLEVCRMHECIVYGKGMKKKLPDDVKKIHALDEAPDVDLIIDLHVRDSRKWRLILDDIMAEVSPTAPMLCNTIAVTATEIGAHTNQPERIIGIAALPTLVQSDVVEISYPYKTERLHEQLLTEFFASIGKRHVVVRDEIGMVTPRILAVMINEALLIMQQDIAGEDDIEAALAVALGGEGPLSWGRRFGWTNVYNLLYAMYDELGGERYRPASLLRKMAMVDE; this is encoded by the coding sequence ATGAAAATCCTTTTTACCGGTTCGACCCGTCTTTTGACGGATTGGCTTGAGGTCTGCCGCATGCACGAGTGTATCGTGTACGGAAAGGGAATGAAGAAAAAGCTTCCCGATGACGTAAAGAAAATCCATGCGCTGGACGAAGCGCCGGACGTTGATCTGATCATCGATCTGCATGTGCGCGACTCGCGGAAGTGGCGGCTCATTCTCGACGACATCATGGCGGAGGTCAGTCCCACCGCGCCCATGCTGTGCAATACCATCGCCGTCACCGCCACCGAAATAGGCGCGCACACCAATCAGCCGGAACGTATCATCGGCATCGCCGCGCTGCCGACGCTGGTGCAATCGGACGTCGTCGAAATCAGCTACCCCTACAAAACAGAACGGCTGCACGAACAGCTGCTCACCGAGTTTTTCGCGAGCATCGGCAAACGGCATGTGGTCGTCCGGGATGAAATCGGCATGGTCACGCCACGCATTCTCGCCGTCATGATCAATGAAGCGCTGCTCATCATGCAGCAGGATATTGCCGGCGAAGACGATATCGAAGCCGCCCTCGCCGTCGCGCTCGGTGGCGAGGGACCCCTTTCCTGGGGCCGACGCTTCGGATGGACAAACGTGTACAATCTGCTCTATGCCATGTACGATGAACTCGGCGGCGAGCGCTACCGCCCGGCGTCACTGTTGCGAAAAATGGCGATGGTGGATGAATAG
- the mfd gene encoding transcription-repair coupling factor, which translates to MKHTAGQATAPAVPDTAILAPLLNVAAVEALAEVVTHAGSGAQLRGAAGSFMSIVLAGLYRRLGRQLVVVCPDADRAQEIWSDAELLLGAKDVLFIGERFSPTQKAVRNIASSFAENADALRSLAEHPVRFVVTDVHSVCTKFPSVGAIRASSVHLTPGNSTRQDELVRSLAFGGFEQVDFVGSTGEYAVRGGIVDVFPVGTDNPLRIEYFGDEIESIREFDPINQRSSATLTEVAFVASLFLDEEGTALNRMSAFFAPDAVLMLDGFELLSHAEETLAPGLLDELRSTHATLITSAVEFPDLPIVHAGAESQPSLNGIVRRLVETMSALNDEGITPLLIADSETQAERLEDLLHSAMQDEEEEILPPRYTVHYCPLASGFIHRGLRVALLTEHQIFNRRRVQRRATKGVKGLSLREIRQLRPGDFVVHADKGIGRFSGFKTINVNGGLQETAQLVYADDDVLYVNLNYINKLQKYSSEEGAAPALSKLGSGAWERTKERTKRYLKDIARDLITLYAKRKMATGFAYSEDGQWQKELEASFMYEDTPDQAAATAEVKRDMQDSAPMDRLVCGDVGYGKTEVAVRAAFKAVTDGKQVAVLVPTTILAEQHFHTFRDRLSRYAVSVESLSRFKSKKEQSNVVQKLERGAVDVLIGTHRLLSKDVRFKDLGLLIVDEEHRFGVAAKEKLRQLRETVDTLTMTATPIPRTLNFSLLGARDLSVIETPPKNRLPIITHILPFEKDVIIEGVQRELQRGGQVFVVNDAVSDLDHLADTIRSYLPGVRVGTAHGQMKPADLERAMLRFIEKKTDVLVATKIIESGLDIPNANTIFINKAHHFGLAELYQLRGRVGRSNIQAYAYLLVPPGAKFTRDALKRLQAIEEFTELGTGFHLAMRDLEIRGAGNLLGAEQSGFITEIGFELYMSMLDEAVRELKEQEFSGLFEEIEKEIRPRADVLMELGLDAYLPHPYVSNATERFDIYRRLYNCDEANDIDGIEAELRDRFGVLPQEALNLFYSVRLRLIAARIRLSRVTLEEERLNIALPPEDDQPFYDRHLQPLMQWVLRNSHRMRLEQDRKQVRIIAAGITTPEEVQQLLEEMETELAHTVQAEQIDA; encoded by the coding sequence ATGAAACACACAGCCGGTCAGGCGACTGCGCCAGCGGTACCGGATACCGCGATACTTGCTCCCCTCCTGAACGTCGCCGCCGTCGAGGCGTTGGCGGAGGTCGTGACACACGCGGGCAGCGGCGCACAGTTACGCGGAGCCGCAGGATCGTTCATGAGCATCGTCCTGGCGGGTTTGTATCGGCGGCTCGGCAGGCAACTGGTGGTGGTCTGTCCTGACGCGGATCGGGCGCAGGAAATCTGGAGTGATGCCGAATTGCTTCTGGGCGCAAAAGACGTCCTGTTCATCGGTGAGCGATTCTCCCCGACGCAAAAAGCGGTGCGCAACATTGCAAGCAGTTTCGCCGAAAATGCGGATGCCCTGCGCTCACTCGCGGAGCACCCGGTACGTTTCGTAGTCACCGACGTTCACAGTGTCTGCACGAAGTTTCCGAGCGTCGGAGCGATACGTGCGTCGAGTGTGCATCTGACACCCGGAAATTCCACGCGGCAGGATGAGCTGGTGCGATCCCTGGCCTTCGGCGGTTTCGAGCAGGTGGATTTTGTCGGAAGCACGGGCGAGTACGCCGTGCGCGGGGGCATCGTGGATGTGTTTCCGGTCGGGACGGACAATCCGCTGCGCATAGAGTACTTCGGGGATGAGATCGAGAGTATCCGTGAATTCGATCCCATCAATCAACGCTCGTCCGCGACGCTCACCGAGGTCGCTTTCGTCGCATCGCTCTTCCTTGACGAAGAAGGGACGGCGCTCAACCGCATGTCCGCATTTTTCGCTCCTGACGCCGTGCTCATGCTCGACGGCTTCGAGCTGCTCTCGCATGCGGAGGAAACGCTCGCTCCCGGGCTGCTCGACGAACTGCGCTCGACGCATGCAACACTCATTACTTCCGCTGTGGAGTTCCCCGATCTCCCGATCGTTCACGCCGGTGCGGAGAGCCAGCCTTCGCTGAACGGCATTGTGCGCCGGCTTGTGGAAACGATGAGTGCGCTCAACGACGAAGGCATCACGCCTTTGTTGATTGCGGATTCCGAGACGCAGGCAGAGCGCCTCGAGGATTTGCTGCACAGCGCGATGCAGGACGAGGAAGAGGAGATCTTGCCGCCGCGCTATACCGTGCACTACTGTCCCCTCGCCAGCGGATTTATTCACCGGGGATTGCGGGTGGCGCTGTTGACTGAGCATCAGATTTTCAACAGACGACGGGTGCAGCGCCGTGCGACAAAGGGAGTCAAAGGACTTTCGCTGCGCGAGATACGTCAACTCCGTCCCGGGGATTTTGTCGTGCACGCCGATAAGGGCATAGGGCGGTTTTCCGGATTCAAGACCATCAATGTCAACGGCGGCTTGCAGGAGACCGCGCAGCTCGTGTATGCCGATGACGATGTGCTCTACGTCAATCTCAACTACATCAACAAACTGCAGAAATACAGTTCGGAGGAGGGCGCCGCACCCGCGCTCTCCAAACTGGGCAGCGGCGCATGGGAGCGCACGAAAGAACGGACCAAGCGCTATCTCAAGGATATCGCACGCGATTTGATCACACTGTACGCCAAACGCAAGATGGCAACGGGTTTCGCCTACTCCGAGGACGGACAATGGCAGAAGGAACTCGAAGCATCCTTCATGTACGAAGACACACCTGATCAGGCGGCGGCGACGGCGGAGGTAAAGCGCGATATGCAGGACAGCGCTCCGATGGACCGCCTGGTCTGCGGCGATGTGGGCTACGGAAAAACCGAAGTGGCCGTCCGCGCGGCGTTCAAGGCGGTGACGGACGGCAAACAGGTGGCGGTGCTCGTGCCCACGACCATTCTCGCGGAACAGCATTTTCACACCTTTCGCGACCGTCTTTCGCGTTATGCCGTGAGCGTTGAATCGCTGTCGCGCTTTAAATCGAAAAAAGAACAGAGCAACGTGGTTCAGAAACTCGAGCGCGGCGCTGTGGATGTGCTGATCGGGACGCATCGCTTGTTGAGCAAGGATGTGCGCTTCAAGGATCTGGGCTTGCTCATTGTGGACGAAGAGCACCGTTTTGGCGTTGCGGCAAAGGAGAAGCTCCGCCAGTTACGCGAAACGGTGGATACGCTCACCATGACGGCCACACCGATACCGCGTACCCTGAACTTCTCCCTGCTCGGCGCGCGCGATCTCTCCGTCATCGAAACGCCGCCCAAGAACCGGCTTCCGATCATCACGCATATTCTGCCGTTCGAAAAGGACGTCATCATCGAAGGTGTGCAGCGCGAGTTGCAGCGCGGCGGACAGGTGTTCGTTGTCAATGACGCCGTATCGGATCTCGATCATCTCGCGGACACCATCCGCAGTTATCTCCCTGGCGTGCGTGTCGGCACCGCGCATGGACAGATGAAGCCCGCAGATCTCGAGCGTGCCATGCTGCGCTTCATCGAGAAAAAGACCGACGTGCTGGTGGCGACGAAAATCATCGAATCGGGTCTGGACATTCCCAACGCGAACACCATTTTCATCAACAAGGCGCATCATTTCGGCCTGGCGGAGCTGTATCAGCTGCGCGGCCGCGTCGGCCGGTCGAACATACAGGCCTACGCCTATCTGTTGGTTCCGCCCGGCGCGAAATTCACGCGCGACGCGCTCAAGCGATTGCAGGCGATAGAGGAATTCACCGAACTCGGTACGGGCTTTCATCTCGCCATGCGCGATCTGGAAATCCGCGGTGCTGGAAATCTGCTGGGTGCGGAGCAGAGCGGTTTCATCACGGAAATCGGTTTCGAGCTGTACATGTCCATGCTGGACGAGGCGGTGCGGGAGCTGAAGGAGCAGGAATTCTCCGGTCTGTTTGAGGAAATCGAAAAGGAAATCCGTCCCCGCGCCGATGTACTCATGGAATTGGGATTGGATGCGTACCTGCCGCATCCATACGTCAGCAACGCCACCGAGCGTTTCGATATTTACCGGCGGTTGTACAACTGCGACGAAGCGAACGATATTGATGGCATAGAGGCTGAACTCCGCGATCGTTTCGGCGTGCTTCCCCAGGAAGCGCTGAATCTGTTCTACAGCGTGCGTCTCCGGCTCATTGCGGCCCGTATCCGTCTGAGCAGAGTGACGCTCGAAGAAGAGCGACTGAATATTGCGCTCCCGCCGGAGGATGATCAACCCTTCTACGACCGGCATCTGCAGCCGCTGATGCAGTGGGTCTTGCGGAATTCCCATCGTATGCGTCTGGAGCAGGACAGAAAACAGGTGCGCATTATCGCGGCCGGTATCACTACGCCGGAAGAGGTGCAGCAACTGCTCGAAGAGATGGAAACCGAACTCGCCCACACGGTACAGGCGGAGCAGATCGATGCGTAA
- a CDS encoding DUF971 domain-containing protein, with translation MNRIVPITIRLNADRQLEVTWSDGLVCRYGMPLLRRSCPCATCVEEKKSKGPFYIPLFAGDMLTLDKVMQQGHYAIQLFWKDGHHTGIFDYTYLRSLCPEADTAGGIQE, from the coding sequence ATGAACAGAATCGTCCCGATCACGATACGTCTGAACGCAGACCGGCAACTCGAAGTCACCTGGTCCGACGGCCTCGTCTGTCGTTATGGTATGCCGCTCCTGCGCCGAAGTTGTCCCTGCGCCACCTGTGTTGAAGAGAAAAAGAGCAAGGGTCCTTTTTATATCCCGTTGTTCGCCGGCGACATGCTGACGCTTGACAAGGTGATGCAGCAGGGGCATTACGCCATACAGCTGTTTTGGAAGGACGGCCATCACACGGGGATTTTCGACTACACCTACCTCCGCTCTCTCTGTCCCGAGGCGGATACCGCAGGCGGGATACAGGAATGA